From the genome of Pseudomonas putida:
AATCTGAAAATAGTGGGGTACCTGTGGGAGCCCGCTTAAATTCTCACTGCCTGCACCGGCCTCTTCGCGGGACACGCCCGCTCCCACAAGTACCCCACTGAATCTGAAAATAGTGGGGTACCTGTGGGAGCCCGCTTGAATTCTCACTGCCTGCACCGGCCTCTTCGCGGGACAAGCCCGCTCACAAGTACCCCACTGAATCTGAAAATAGTGGGGTACCTGTGGGAGCCCGCTTGAATTCTCACTGCCTGCACCGGCCTCTTCGCGGGACAAGCCCGCTCCCACAAGTACCCCTCTGAATCTGAAAATAGTGGGGTACCTGTGGGAGCCCGCTTGAATTCTCACTGCCTGCACCGGCCTCTTCGCGGGACAAGCCCGCTCCCACAAGTACCCCACTGAATCTGAAAATAGTGGGGTACCTGTGGGAGCGGGCTTGTCCCGCGAAGAGGCCGGTGCAGGCAAACAAATTTACATCTGGGTGAACCGCCCCAGGCGCTGGCGCAACATGCTGTTCTCGTGACGCAACTGCTGCACCTCCTGCAGCAACTCGAGGGCCAGCGCCACACCTTCCCATTCGAGCTCCAGCTCCTGGTGCAACTTCGCCGCGCGCTTGGCCACGAGCGGCGCCTGATCGTCGAACAGCCAGTCTTCCGGCGTTCGCCCCAACGGTTCGACGATCCCGTGCTCGACGATCTCGATCACGTAGTCAGCCGTGATATCGGCTTCCTGACAAAGGGTACGCATGTCCAGTTGAACGATCAGGGTGCTGCTCATGGTCACTTACTCCATTGTGTCCTCGGATCGAACGCAGCCTTCTCCGAAAGCTTGGTCCACAGTTCGCGGGCAGACTCGTCTGAAGTCGGCGGCATCACCACCTTCAACTGCGCGTAGAGGTTGCCACGTTCGCCTTTCTTGTTGGCCAGGCCCATGCCTGGCACCCGCAGGCGCTGGCCGCTCTGGCTGTCGGGGCGGATGGTCAGGTTGATCTTGCCGGTCAGGGTCGGCACGGCCACCTTGGTGCCCAACGCGGCCTCCCACGGTGCCAGCGGTACCGTGATGATCAGGTCATGACCTTCGACATCGAACAGCGGATGCGGTGCCATGCGGATGGTCAGGAACAGGTCGCCATTGGCCCCGCCGCCAACGCCCGGAGCGCCCTGGCCCTTGAGGCGAATACGCTCGCCATCGGTAACCCCGGCGGGGATCTTCACGTTCAGGGTCTTGGTGGTGAAACCGGTACGCTGGCCAGCGGCGTTGGTCTGCGGCACCTGGAAGCTAATCTGCTTGGATTCCTTGTTGAGGGTTTCCTCGAGGAAAATCGCCAGTTCCAGTTCCACGTCCTGCCCCCGCCTGCCGGCACTGCGTTGTTGACCACGCCCACCGCCGAACGGATTGCCGCCACGTGCGCCGAAGATCGAGCTGAAGAAATCCGAAAAGTCGCCGCCTTCGAAGCCGCCGCCCGCGCCGCCTCGGCTCTCCCAGCCCGGCGGGGCCTGGAAGGGCCGACCGTGCTGGCCGCCGTACTTGCGGATCTCGTCGAACTCAGCGCGCTTTTCGGCATCGCTCAGCACTTCGTAGGCCTCGTTGGCCTCCTTGAATTTCTCCTCGGCGTCACGCTCTTTGCTGACGTCGGGGTGATACTTGCGCGCAAGCTTGCGGTAGGCGGTCTTGATCGCCTTCTCGTCCGCCGTGGGCTCTACGCCAAGTATCTTGTAATAGTCTTTGAAGTCCATCTACGGAACACCCGTGTGAATTTGCATGTTGCATCTGAAGATAAGGGCCAAGCATAGCCTTTCAAGGTTCGCTTGGCTTTGTCTTGGGGCAGACGACCGGTCTTGATTCTGTAGCCAACTGGCATACACTGCGCGGCCGTTTTGCCTTCGGAAGCTTTTTCCCATGTCTGACGTATCCCCGGCCCGCGCCCTGGGCATCGACTTCGGCACCTCCAACTCCACGGTCGGCTGGCACCGCCCTGGCAGCGAGTCGCTGATTGCCCTGGAAGACGGCAAGATCACCCTGCCCTCGGTGGTCTTCTTCAACATCGAGGAGCGTCGTCCGGTCTATGGCCGCCTGGCCCTGCATGAATACCTCGAGGGCTACGAAGGCCGCCTGATGCGCTCGCTCAAGAGCCTGCTGGGGTCCAAGCTGATCAAGCACGACACCAGCGTGCTGGGCAGCGCCTTGCCATTCAAGGACCTGCTGGGGATGTTCATCGGCGAGCTGAAAAAGCGCGCCGAGGCCGCCGCCGAGCGCAGCTTCGACCAGGTCGTGCTGGGTCGCCCGGTGTTCTTCGTCGACGAAGACCCGGCCGCCGACCAGGAGGCCGAGGACACCCTGGCAGACGTGGCGCGCAAGATCGGCTTCAAGGACGTGTCGTTCCAGTACGAGCCGATTGCCGCGGCGTTCGACTACGAGTCGGGCATCAGCCGTGAAGAACTGGTGCTCATCGTCGATATCGGCGGGGGTACCTCGGACTTTACCCTGATCCGCCTTTCGCCCGAGCGCCATCAAGTGGCCGAGCGCCAGAGCGACATCCTCGCCACTGGCGGCGTGCACATTGGTGGTACCGACTTCGACAAGCAGCTGAGCCTGCAGGGCGTGATGCCGCTGTTCGGCTATGGCAGCCGGATGAAGAGCGGTGCGTTGATGCCCACCAGCTACCACCTGAACCTGGCTACCTGGCACACCATCAACGCCCTGTACGGGCAGAAATCGCAGTTGGCCCTGGGCAGCATGCGCTACGACATCGAGGACACCCAGGGTATCGACCGTCTGTTCAAGTTGATCGAACAGCGCGCAGGGCACTGGCTGGCGATGGAAGTGGAAGCCAGCAAGATCGAGCTGACCGAACAGCCGAGCCGCAACATCGACCTGGGCCGGGTCGAGCCGGCCCTGGCCGCGGAACTGACCCGGGTGCTGTTCGAGGAAGCCATCGAGGGGCTGCTGCAGCGTGTGCGCGGCAGCGTGAGCGAGCTGCTGGCCAAGGCCGGCGTGAGCCAGACCCAGGTCGACACGGTGTTCTTCACCGGTGGTTCGAGCGGGATCCCGGCGCTGCGCAACAGCGTGGCGGCGATGCTGCCGAATGCGCGGCATGTCGAAGGCAACATCTTCGGCAGCATCGGCAGCGGGTTGGCGATCGAGGCGCGCAAGCGGTACGGGGCGGTCTGATAGTGTGCGACTGACTGCACTGGCCTCGTTGCGGGTAAACCCGCGCCTACAGGATCTGCGCCGGTTTCGTGGGCGGTGCTACCCGTGTAGGAGCGGGCTTGCCCGCGAAAGGGCCGGTACAGACAGACTCAGACCAGCTCGGCCCGCTTCAACTCACTCTTCAGATACGCGTAGTACACCGGCCCCGCCACCACCCCAGGCAACCCGAACGCCGCCTCGAATACCAGCATCGCCAGCAACAGCTCCCACGACTTGGCACTGATCTGCCCACCAACGATCCGCGCGTTGAGGAAATACTCGACCTTGTGGATGACGATCAAATACCCCAACGCCGCCATCGCCACCCAGATCGACAGCGACAGCCCGACGATGGTGATCAGCGTGTTGGACATCAGGTTGCCGATCACCGGCAGCAGGCCCAGCAGGAACGTCAGCACGATCAAGGTCTTGGTCAACGGCAGGTGCACGCCGAACAGCGGCAGCACCACCGCCAGGAAGATGCCGGTGAAGGTGGTGTTGAGCAGCGAGATCTTGATCTGCGCGAAGACGATGTTGCGAAACGCCTGCACCAGCAGGTTCAAGCGCTCGAACAACGCCGCGGCCAGCGGCTTGCGCCGGGAAATGTCGGGAATGCGCTGCAAGGCGACGATGGCGCCGAGGATCATGCCGATCAGCAAGGTGACGAACATGTGTGCCATGCCCTTGCCGACCAGCTGCAGTTCGCCCAGGTGGCTCTTCAACCAGTCGCCGATGGCAACCTTGAACTCGGCAGCGCTGGCTGGCAGGTAACCCTCGATGAACGGCGGCAACTGGCCACGGGCGCGCTCCACCAGGGCCATGAACTTGTCCAGCGAGGCTCCAGGGTTTTCCGCTTCGTGCAGCAGGAAACTGAACGCGCCAGCGATCAGCAAGGTCAGGGTGGTGACCACCAGGGTGCCGAGCAGCGCCACCGCCAGCCAGCGCGCGCGCTGCCCGGCGATCAGCGGCTGCAGGCGCGGGGTGAGCATGTTCACCAGCTCGAACACCAGCAGCCCGGCCAACAGGCTGGGGAGCAATTTCAGGGGCAGCGCCAGCAACAGGCCGGCAAACACGATGATCCAACTGGCCAGGGTGATCTGGCGGGGGGTAAAGGTCATACAGCCTCAACGGCAGACAACAGGACAGATCCGCAGTCTGCCAGCCTTAGTCCTGCAGGCATAGGCGCAGCTCACTTCTTCTTCAGGCAGTCACTCATGAAGGCCTTGCGCTCGTCACCCTTGAGCGCCTTGGTGTTGGCATCGGCGTTGCAGGTTTTCATCTTCTCCTGCTGGGTCTGTGGGACGTCCTTTTTCAGGCAGGTGCTCATGAACGCCTTGCGCTCATCGCCCTTGAGCGCCTTGGCGGTGGCATCGGCGTTGCAGGTTTTCATCTTCTCTTGCTGGGCAGTCGCTGCGAATCCTTGTGCACTGAACAGCACGGCCAGGACCAGCAATGGAGCGTGCAACATCTTCATGGAGTGATCTCCTTGTCTCCGCGCCCGATGCACGGGATGCGCCTGAAGTGTAGACAAATTTTTTTACATTCCATCGGGGCATCAACCTGCATACTGTGCGGCCAAGGCGCCTGCGCCAGCACGACGAGCCCCCTGCTGCATGAACTACGCGTTTCCCCTGATCGCCATCCTCATCTGGGCCGGCAATACCGTGGTCACCAAGATGTCCGCCGGCGCCATCTTTCCCGCCGAGATCGGCTTCTATCGCTGGCTGCTGGCGGGCCTGCTGTTCACCCCGTTCCTGCTGCCCGCCACCTGGCGCAACCGCGCGGCGATCCGCCCGCACCTGGGCAAGATCGCCATCCTCAGCGTGCTGGGGATGGCCATGTACCAGAGCCTGGCCTACTTCGCCGCCGGCATCACCAGCGCCACCAACATGGGCATCATCCTGTCGCTGATGCCGCTGATGTCGCTGGCCCTCTCCATTGCCTGGCTGGGCCAGCGTCTGAGCTATGGCGCCCTGGTCGGCGCCTTGGTATCGCTGATCGGGGTGGTCACCGTGGTGTCCGCCGGCCACCCCAGCAACCTGCTGGCCCAGGGGCTCAACGGCGGCGACCTGCTGATGCTGCTTGCCACCGTGGCCTACGCCTTGTACAGCTTCCTGCTGAAAAAATGGCAGCTGCGCCTGCCGCCGATGCAGGTGCTGTACCTGCAGGTGCTGGTGGCTATCGTGGTATTGCTGCCGCTGTTCTTGCTCTCGGACAAGACCGGCCTGAACAGCCGCAACATCGGCCTGGTGCTGTATGCCTGCATGCTCGCCTCGATGATCGCCCCACTGGTCTGGATGCAGGCCGTGCATCGCCTGGGGCCAAGCCGCACGACCCTGTTCTTCAACCTGCTGCCGGTAGTGACGGCGGTGATCGCCGCAGGGGTGCTGGACGAACGCCTGGCCAGTTACCACCTCACCGGCGGCCTGCTGACCCTGGCCGGTGTGGTGCTGGCCGAGCGCTGGACCACACCCGTGCGCCGCTAGAGGCCGGCGGCCTTGAGCCGGGCGGCGTGTTCGGTGAACAGGCGCAGCGGCTCGGCGCCCTTGCCCACGGCGCCAAGGGACTGGTTGACGATATCCAGGTGGTCGAGCGGGTAATCGTCGCCGATCACCTGCCCCAGGTGAGAGCT
Proteins encoded in this window:
- a CDS encoding Hsp70 family protein, translating into MSDVSPARALGIDFGTSNSTVGWHRPGSESLIALEDGKITLPSVVFFNIEERRPVYGRLALHEYLEGYEGRLMRSLKSLLGSKLIKHDTSVLGSALPFKDLLGMFIGELKKRAEAAAERSFDQVVLGRPVFFVDEDPAADQEAEDTLADVARKIGFKDVSFQYEPIAAAFDYESGISREELVLIVDIGGGTSDFTLIRLSPERHQVAERQSDILATGGVHIGGTDFDKQLSLQGVMPLFGYGSRMKSGALMPTSYHLNLATWHTINALYGQKSQLALGSMRYDIEDTQGIDRLFKLIEQRAGHWLAMEVEASKIELTEQPSRNIDLGRVEPALAAELTRVLFEEAIEGLLQRVRGSVSELLAKAGVSQTQVDTVFFTGGSSGIPALRNSVAAMLPNARHVEGNIFGSIGSGLAIEARKRYGAV
- a CDS encoding PsiF family protein, yielding MKMLHAPLLVLAVLFSAQGFAATAQQEKMKTCNADATAKALKGDERKAFMSTCLKKDVPQTQQEKMKTCNADANTKALKGDERKAFMSDCLKKK
- the cbpA gene encoding curved DNA-binding protein; the encoded protein is MDFKDYYKILGVEPTADEKAIKTAYRKLARKYHPDVSKERDAEEKFKEANEAYEVLSDAEKRAEFDEIRKYGGQHGRPFQAPPGWESRGGAGGGFEGGDFSDFFSSIFGARGGNPFGGGRGQQRSAGRRGQDVELELAIFLEETLNKESKQISFQVPQTNAAGQRTGFTTKTLNVKIPAGVTDGERIRLKGQGAPGVGGGANGDLFLTIRMAPHPLFDVEGHDLIITVPLAPWEAALGTKVAVPTLTGKINLTIRPDSQSGQRLRVPGMGLANKKGERGNLYAQLKVVMPPTSDESARELWTKLSEKAAFDPRTQWSK
- a CDS encoding chaperone modulator CbpM, which encodes MSSTLIVQLDMRTLCQEADITADYVIEIVEHGIVEPLGRTPEDWLFDDQAPLVAKRAAKLHQELELEWEGVALALELLQEVQQLRHENSMLRQRLGRFTQM
- a CDS encoding AI-2E family transporter: MTFTPRQITLASWIIVFAGLLLALPLKLLPSLLAGLLVFELVNMLTPRLQPLIAGQRARWLAVALLGTLVVTTLTLLIAGAFSFLLHEAENPGASLDKFMALVERARGQLPPFIEGYLPASAAEFKVAIGDWLKSHLGELQLVGKGMAHMFVTLLIGMILGAIVALQRIPDISRRKPLAAALFERLNLLVQAFRNIVFAQIKISLLNTTFTGIFLAVVLPLFGVHLPLTKTLIVLTFLLGLLPVIGNLMSNTLITIVGLSLSIWVAMAALGYLIVIHKVEYFLNARIVGGQISAKSWELLLAMLVFEAAFGLPGVVAGPVYYAYLKSELKRAELV
- a CDS encoding DMT family transporter, translating into MNYAFPLIAILIWAGNTVVTKMSAGAIFPAEIGFYRWLLAGLLFTPFLLPATWRNRAAIRPHLGKIAILSVLGMAMYQSLAYFAAGITSATNMGIILSLMPLMSLALSIAWLGQRLSYGALVGALVSLIGVVTVVSAGHPSNLLAQGLNGGDLLMLLATVAYALYSFLLKKWQLRLPPMQVLYLQVLVAIVVLLPLFLLSDKTGLNSRNIGLVLYACMLASMIAPLVWMQAVHRLGPSRTTLFFNLLPVVTAVIAAGVLDERLASYHLTGGLLTLAGVVLAERWTTPVRR